From a region of the Leptospira kmetyi serovar Malaysia str. Bejo-Iso9 genome:
- the hisB gene encoding imidazoleglycerol-phosphate dehydratase HisB translates to MKAERKTSETEIKLEMNLRGTGKYQFDTEIPFFEHMLSHISKHGLIDLNLWLRGDIEIDCHHSVEDTAILMGTTIHKQLGDKAGIFRYGHFTLTMDEVLTTVAVDLGGRYFFKYTGPELTGKFGIYDAELSLEFLQKLALNAKMNLHVVVHYGDNRHHIHESIFKALGKALRMAIAQDSAAAGAIPSTKGVLE, encoded by the coding sequence ATGAAAGCAGAACGAAAAACCTCCGAAACAGAGATCAAGTTGGAGATGAATCTCCGCGGAACCGGCAAGTATCAATTCGATACCGAGATTCCTTTTTTCGAGCATATGCTTTCACATATCTCCAAACACGGGTTGATCGATTTGAATCTGTGGTTGCGAGGGGATATCGAAATCGATTGTCATCACTCCGTGGAAGATACGGCGATTCTCATGGGAACCACGATCCACAAACAACTCGGAGACAAGGCCGGAATTTTTAGATACGGGCATTTTACTCTTACGATGGACGAGGTCTTGACCACGGTTGCGGTCGATCTCGGCGGAAGATATTTTTTCAAATACACCGGTCCCGAACTTACCGGAAAATTCGGAATCTACGACGCAGAACTTTCTTTGGAATTTTTACAAAAGCTTGCGTTAAACGCAAAGATGAATCTTCACGTGGTCGTTCACTACGGAGACAACAGACATCATATTCACGAATCGATTTTCAAAGCCTTGGGTAAGGCGTTGAGAATGGCGATCGCACAAGACTCCGCGGCTGCGGGTGCGATTCCTTCCACAAAAGGAGTCCTGGAGTGA